ACGACGCTTTCCTTTCGTTTGCTTTCACGTTTAAATATGATAATTCATTTAAGTAGGAAAATGCTCCGATCACTcctcagattattattatttgctttAACTGAAAACTAAAAGCTAACCGTTAACGTTACCTGTTTGTAGTCCTTGTAGTCTAGCGACCATCCCAACGTTTCAAATATATCGTCTAGCTGTTTTTTGCAGCTTTCGGTGAACTCTGTCAGCTCCCGCAGACGGTCCAGTCTATCCTGGAGGGTTTCTGTTCCTAATGAGTCCGACATTTTCAGCGTTTTCACTCCAAATCAGCGGAGAATTTGCCGCAAAttcatcagtgttttgttttccccgCAGTTGCAGTTGCCATGTTCAGCGCGCGGACTGATGACGTGTGCCAGGGCGTCGGCGGGAAAGCAGCAGCAATGCATGCTGGTAGTTGCAGTCTACTATTAATTGACAGAATGTTCATTGGAAAGTGTTGTGGCAAGAATTCAGGATAAATAAAAACCTTTACGTTATATTCAGTTAAATAGTAAAATAAGGtaatactatattatattatattatattatattatattatattatattatattatattatattatattatattaaacttcattttttgaaataaaatgtatcagTTAAGCCATTTTTTCTGTTATAGTTTATTAATCACAGCtgacaatgtttttcatttaaaaaaaaaaagataaacagctTGTCAAGGCCACACCAACATAACCATAATGCCAGGATAGATAGGCTATACATTGTTTATAGTATATACAGTCAGACAGGACATTCTGAAAGTTACTCGGGGCTCATGtttttaaacaatgttaaacctgtAGGTTTCTATTCTCAATACTCACAAGGCCGTCTACAAAGTCTAATAATttctacaaaataaaaacaatttggatgaatgaatTTGACTCACAACAGTCATATAATTCCACACACAGTTCTAGTGGTAGCTATTAGCACCACTAGCTGATGTAGTTGTAATGTTATacaggaatgaataatcataacttcaaaagcagattattttaacctacattatctcaaatcaaCGTATATTTCAATGCACAACTCAGAAGGTAATTTTTGCTCCTCAAGACTTATTTTAGTTGAGGACTAGACCTTATTGCCCCTCAGAGTAAACCTGCTGCTCTCATTTAGGctgtatgagaaaatgagacaataatcataataatgaaagcacagcGCAGAGCAGCTGGATGAGAGATTATTACACGGAGtctttgtatttaaaaataattccatccaaagtctgactaaaaCTGCAGAAGTCTAAACaagttactttccactgctgaacatttgactgtttgttaattcagacacaaagctccactctgtctgtCGACGAGTTGGACTGAACCAATTTTGTTCCtcgtttttgtcagttgctgaaaatagaaaaataataattgcatAATTGAAACTCCTCCAATCACATTTATAACTTTTCAGTTCCTGACATGATTGATACGTACCTCatactttaaactttaaaacaacCTGAAGTGCCTTTCCTTTATCCAAAGGTATAATAATTTGAGAAGCCGACCTCTCATTTGGGCTTTCATTACAacaaaatcatgaaaatgaaGATTGTTCTCTGGCATGGAGGTTTTGTGGGAAACACTCAGAACTACTTTCTTATTCTTCTAGATAAAAAAATCACACCACTTGCATCCTTTATGACATTACAGCACTTTAATGCATCAgtttaaacatgaatattatcTTACTGGTAATATTCACCTCAATTTCATCATATCAGTGAAGAATTGAAACCCTTTGAATAATTACagacacaaatgaaaataatgatcagTGTGCACATTTTGAAGAACTTGGAGGTAAAAACATGTGACTCTCTGTCACATCAATAAACTTGCACCATATATATCTTTAGGCAACTTCATTCTCTCAAATAATCAGAACCAAACATAACAATGAGGGAATTTattatagattttaaaatagaaaatatattgaatgACCCTCATGTAGTAAACAGCTCCGTTGTTGCCGCCTGGTAATTTCAAAGGTTACAGTACATTCATAGGCAACGCTATTTATTTctatagcacctttcaacaaAAAGGTATTAAGACAAGATATCcagtaaaacaacaaagcattataaaaagacatttaaaaatattaagataaaataagatcaaaaggaacaaaacataccaaagaaaagaacaaaaatgtacataaaaagCTTATACACTCACctgccactttattaggtacacctgtacaatctaaCGCAaaccaatacaacagctctgccatgaatTCTACTTTTCGGCTTAAAAGTTTCGAGTTGACAACAACTATACTTGCTATGTTACTATAAGTGTAATAAAAGctttgcgagtaaaaagccaagaagagtattttattaatgtgttcCACCTAAAAAATGAACAGACGTCGACCccaaataactaaaaaaacactgatttttttggctgAATTTCTCCAACATGAATCTGGTGAAAGTGGCGAGGATGCTAGAAGCTAGCatgattttgtaaaaaaaattgttctGAGTGGATCActgggaaataaaataaaatatggaaGACTTGTAAAATATGACTCCttaaattgtttgtttgatcagGTCTAAATGTtctttaataatataattaattggATTAGCAGCAAAAATGGgattgtttttgccactgaacAGGCCACTTCTgtgttttagtttctttttttgagCTGGTGTCTCACAACAGCTTCACCAGATCATTCCTGTCTATTTCCTTGAAAAGCATCTTGGTCACCTCCACAGCTTGTTGGCTGTAGATCTGCTCCATCAGATCCACCACATCTAATATGTCTGTGTTCTCCAGTTTGTTCCATTAGATGCATGGGAGTCCTGCTGGGATGAGGGTTCTTTAAGTCTTGTCTCTTTCATTGTTGGGCTTGTAGCTGACTGgtgaattaaaaacaaataaacaaagggAGATGATTTGAACATAATTTTATTGATAATAGTTGAACAGCTCCTCTGAATGCAGCATCAGTTCTAATCATGATTTAAACTATTGGATGATTTTCAACCTGCATCTTATTGAATGAAGATTTGAAGACTGATGTGACATTACTCACTTTCGGGACCAGTGGAGATAATTCATCCATAGTGTATTCTTCTAAGTGTTCCTCTGAGTGTTTATCATGTCAGATTTTTGGTAACATTTCTAACCCTTGATCAAATTAGGCCTGTTctgttacatttgtttttttcttgaaagtattaaaagtaatttCATGAGAAAATGGCAGAGTTAATACCTTTGAAACTGCCTTCAGCCGAGGCCACTCCACCAGTTGCTCCACTTGAGGATCCCACATCTGTAACACATTAAGGGAAAATCGTAATTGTTTAACAACTGTATTGTTCTTCTTTAATGTCattgacacagaaaacaaactgcttttttaatgatcagaacacttgagaaaaaaagttgGCTAATATAAAATCAGGATCTGTCTCTCAGATTTTGTTTCTCTTAATTTGTCCTCGATTTGCTCTTCCTCCACAGAGGAATAACATATCTCACTTTGAATacagaccatagactgtataaaaatgacgtagttaccgtgacgtcacccgttggtttctgaagagcggttttgaagctcaaagtgagccgctccggccgtcgccatcttggcaggaCGTGaagctgcctaactcccagccaatcaaaaatgggcaaagaggcgggccgaatggctgaaacaagccacctagcggctggcggacctgtcactcaaagcagccatgtccttcattatgcataactttacggcttaataaaatttaaacgagtgagttataaaaaaattcacccccccgtacagttgtcatgaaaggagaaattagctacagagaccaaaactgttttttgtaccaggctgtaaacatgttcatttcagctgtaaagttgggcattttaacatggcggtctatggggaatgactcgcttttgcagcctcaagtggccgttcaaggaactgcagtttttggcacttctgcattgctttcatttttcagccccagaggttgctgcttgatACAGACACAATACTTGTGAGTAGGATCGATTCATTGTTATtatggctctgcacatgagatttgttgacaataaaaataacagaaaatcacctTATCTGTATTTATCAGTATTTCAGTCaactttacatttaaagaaGCAAAACGCAATGTTTGCAatcatgcatgtttttaaattgaagtgcctttttatgttttgcaatgtacctccctctctctttagCACCACAGCAAGGTCTAGTTGACACAACAACTTAAGTGCTACAATAATATCATGATGTTCTTATGATTTGGtttcaaaactacaaacattttaaaaattgatgAAATTCCAAGTGGTTCTGTTCTAGTTGAAATATCTGCAGCtaatgtgtgaaatatttatgaCACATGACTGAAATCTGAAATCATGGACAGCACATATATGCAGTGTCTTACCTTCTGAATTTAGAAAgtcaactgaaatgaaatagagaacaaaacaaatattgatGAAATGGCAGGTGAACACATAAATCAGACAGCTACAACCAGAATATTACATCCACAGAGCAACAAAtccattttcagtgtgtatTGGTGTTGGTGATTCAGCTCTTGTTAATTATTGACATTAATTTTATAGAATAGTTCAGTTAACAGAGGTGACAGAATGCATCTTTTTTATATAGTGTTGGTAATATTGTTTAATAACCACTGACCTTTTCGAATTTTACAGGTCCACACTGGTTTAGGCGATGATTTATCCTTGTCTTTATAGTGGATGAGTTTAAGGTAGAAGTCTCTGTCTGGATTTTCAACGAACACTTCAAAGAAATTTGGGCCTTTGCTGTCATATCTGAGGGTtaatttctgtgtaaaaaatatgacataaaaggagaggaggagttaGTTTCTGACAAAAGTAAACAGTCAAGTTAAATTcctcacaacaaaaacaaaactaattgattagtGTCTGGTCATTAGGAACAGTGTTTTGCACATGCTCAGTTCATTCACAtttctgtctggctgctgatCTCTCCTAAACTCTGAACACAGCAAGCAAAGCTGACTCCACATTCACCAAGCAGTATTGGTAACCTTCTTGAAGTAGCTTATGTGTGACCAAAAAGTCAATACATTTGTCAATTAAAGGAGTCTAAATGTCAATTCCCTTCATTGTATCCATGTTCCTCACTTCCATTATTTCCTTGTGTCTTATGTCGTATTTACATCATATTGTTCAGCTTTTAACTGCAGCCAAGTTGGAAAAACTGTCCATGTCAGCTTCCTGGTTgcaaatctgagtttaagatgaTTTAAATTTCTGACACCTACAATATTTCTAACTTGGTCAAAAAAGAACTACGAAAGTgtttaaatccctgcagcaaaATGGTTGATCAGttacatctaaaaaaaatcaaatatcaacacaaatacaataaatctATCTAATTGAAATAAAAGATAGTTAAAATGTGCAAGGCCATGTGTGACCACACCATTTGCACACCTTGCAATGGCCTTGATCCTATTTTCTCTGTCATACAATATGTCTGAACCACAATTCACTAAATAAGTGAAGCAACGCCTGCGAGCTAGTTCAGGAAGCCCAACTCAAGTTGCTGTTCCACTCACAAGCCATAGCGTGACATATATCAAACGCGCCCTTATAATCTGGGTTGATGTACTTAAGTCATCAGTACTCTGCTCGCACTTTTGCTGCATTCCTGCTGCCACACCGCTCATACAAGCTATGTTTGATTGCTGCTGTTTGTAGGCCTACAGCATTTCAAAGACCTccaccccagcatccacctgGAGGCTCTGAGTCTATCTTCCCCTGGGAGGGAAGTTTGTACCGTCGCTCCCAACTTCCCGCTGTGTGAGATCAATGTTTCCTTGTGAGGAGTCAAAACATCAGAGCCTAGACGctaaacattaaagctgtacATTTAACTAATAATCTACTCCAtgtgagttggctgactgaaatgtaaaaactgacAGACAGTACAAATTATACCAGCAATTCACtacataaatgataaatgacagACAGTACAAACTGTACCTCTGGAATAATTTCTGCTGGGAAGTCTGATGATCTTGTGTCTGCTGTGAAGTCTGCTTTGAGGGTGAAGTCATGGCGcattttcaggtatttgttTGGACGTGGCTTATCGATCACTTTGTATCCGTTTGAGGATTCCTTCTTGTGCACCatctggaaacaaaaacaatacacaacAAAACTGCTTAAAGGATACAACAGCAAACATTGTCACCTGTGTTTTAAAGTACATGAACAAGTAAAATGGTTTTTACAATATAGTATTAGAGCCACTGTTGGGAAAAAATGAACTGTGAGTTTAGTCATGATATTGAGGAAAAGTTCATGTTatgaaaataaagctgcaaatttgaaaagcatattttatTGAATATATAATACTCTGCTGTAGAATTGTGATTTAATGAATAAACAGGTGAGAGCAgccttcattaaaaatgaagttAGAGTATATTTCATCAGTGAGGAAATACTTAGTGTATCACACCAGCAGTCAAAATACAATGAACCAATGGAATAATTTCTGAGTTGTGTAACcttgtgaagcagctgctgaaGCACATTGAGCGCTTGGTTTTGTCCAGACAGCTGTGCCAAAGAGAGCAGAGATCAAATCTCAACGTATGTTAATTTGAAAAGTTTCTGTTTGTCAGTGAGATCTATAAGCCTCCAAACAAATATTAACTTCAGCTGCTGACAGAAATCTGAGGAGAATAACTTGGTCCATCAGGAAACGTGTCCACTACACTGTCTCATGTTTTAAGTGGTTTATCTTTATActgaaagggggaaaaaacctTCTGTGACCAGAGACCCCTcccacttcacaactctattctcacaatttcactttttttcaccaCTGGCCGTAATACTCAGTTGCAGACTTTGTAAGTCTGATTATATTAAAAATTTGTGACAGTAAGATATTAAATAACCTTTTTTAGCGTACAAGCATGTGGGGTCACATACACATGTAGATTGAGGGGTGTTGTGTTTGGTTTATAGTATATTAACATGCTGCACTTCATTTTCACTGCAAAGCCAAGATACATCAGAACCCCTCTGAGAGAGAAACTTGGTTCAGATAACTTGACATGGGATGATGTGACCTCAGACACGTCTTCAACAACATCTCCACAGCCATCTATGTGTAGGACAGCAAACTTGTCTAATATTGTGGAGTCATCTGcacaaaatacaagcacacacatttaGTGAGGAGAAAGGGATCATATCAGAATACATTTAAATCCATCTTTCATTATTTCTTCATGTCTACTTACCTGTGCAGATCCAGTGCGGCAGGTGCACTTCATTTAACTTCCCAGCAGTGACTTTGATGTTCAGTAGGGGACCTGCAGGCATGTATTGTAAGCTTTTCATTCTCTCCACGTGTTCTTCCCAAGAGCAGAACTGGTACTTAAAGCTGACCTTTTCTTCACAGACCCATCGCAGGTCTGAGACACTGCATTCAAACTTTCCTGCTTCAGACTGTAggctgaaaaagagaaatgagtCCTTGTATATGCACAAAATActtcataataataagaaagtgtgtttatgtagtacaattcatgcataaaatgcaacacaaagtgCTTGACATAAAAGCTGAGAATCGTAACATTTatgataaaacaagaaaaactaaaaaaattaaaatgatagaaTGAGACAAGATAAAACAACCGTCAGTTAAAAACACTGTAGGGACTCAATGgagtaaatgtaaatttaaccAGTAGCTGCCTTCATTTTATTGCCAGTTAAATGTAGCATtaccacaattactgtaatacGGCATGAAAAAGATCCTGAAAAATATCAAGACTAAGCTTTTTTCAATGGTTCCAGTTTGTTGTGACACAATATTGAAGATGTTATTTTTACCTGTAAGTTGGAGCCTCatctgcatctgttctgatcACCTCAGGTTCAACTGTAGTCCAGTCACTGGAGTCCTGCATCAGAGGACAGTCACATTTGTAAATAAGTGGATTTCTTCCTGTTTAATCACTAATTTTACAAAGTcacacaaatgaacaaataaacaagtgagcagatgaatgaatgaaagggaTTACCGTAATGTTTCCACGAGCCTCAAACTCCGAGCTTCCTGAAGGCCcttgttaaaacacatcagacaacGTTTTAAATGATGTTATATTTATAAATGGAATCATATAGTAACTTTCCAGATATTTTGCTGCTTTAGCATTATGTGCTACGTAGCACTGCTCCTATATGAGATCAATATGTTATGCAGAACTTACTGCCGAGTAAAGTCTAAGTTGAGGAAAAGTGGCAGCGCTTCATAGGACTTCTGTTATGTACAATGTACAAGCTAGCTACATGTAGCTAATGAAATGACAATTCCTCATGAGAGGGAAAGATTATACAatgaaaatacaggaaaaatcatataactttatttgttttgtatataCAGACATTACAATAAACAACTGAAT
This sequence is a window from Thunnus thynnus chromosome 10, fThuThy2.1, whole genome shotgun sequence. Protein-coding genes within it:
- the LOC137190795 gene encoding NACHT, LRR and PYD domains-containing protein 1 homolog, with amino-acid sequence MAAVKEMLLETLNDLSYQQLKDVLQLTVSQKDLQDISLRLIDTENSADILNLMFEKMNRSDLVQRLSDTSFYKEMQRSSLLQKDVTMTPAKEKLLETLEELSLTEKFKGLLQDPPLRGSQRLGKSRKTDLVQSLSDTSSGSKGPSGSSEFEARGNITDSSDWTTVEPEVIRTDADEAPTYSLQSEAGKFECSVSDLRWVCEEKVSFKYQFCSWEEHVERMKSLQYMPAGPLLNIKVTAGKLNEVHLPHWICTDDSTILDKFAVLHIDGCGDVVEDVSEVTSSHVKLSEPSFSLRGVLMYLGFAVKMKCSMLIYYKPNTTPLNLHVYVTPHACTLKKMVHKKESSNGYKVIDKPRPNKYLKMRHDFTLKADFTADTRSSDFPAEIIPEKLTLRYDSKGPNFFEVFVENPDRDFYLKLIHYKDKDKSSPKPVWTCKIRKVDFLNSEDVGSSSGATGGVASAEGSFKVSYKPNNERDKT